From a single Arachis hypogaea cultivar Tifrunner chromosome 3, arahy.Tifrunner.gnm2.J5K5, whole genome shotgun sequence genomic region:
- the LOC112789586 gene encoding pentatricopeptide repeat-containing protein At5g03800 — translation MASLLLRNTSFFFSPLPQSNPYNLTTPSRFSSFLHSHSHSQYKPSIKLNHHHALLPPLLQSTLSHDHQYPLLDSLSASLRFSPHLASAVHAALLKLQEHHTPHLFTALLLAYLKLNLLPAAHRLFLSLPSPPNVVVYSALISAFSKSNNHHHRRHALLFFLHMVHSDVLPNDYAFVAVLTACIQTQNLQFGQQLHAAIVKTGYLDSAFVANALMGLYGKCGGRYSLVLKLFDEMLQRDIASWNTVISVAVKEFMYDDALSLFREMQATDDLRVDDFTLSTLLAACSRSASVVEGFQVHTHAIKVGWGNNLSVGNALIGFYTKCGTIDDVVDLFEEMNERDVITWTEMVVAYMEFGFVDLAMEVFDEMPERNMVSYNALLSGFCKNGEGLKALDLFSKMVDEGMELTDFSLTSAVNACSLLGDYWVSRQVHGFALKFAFGSNACVEAALLDMYTRSGRMGDARKMFCRWELEEFISVVCTSMTCGYARNGQLDEAISLVQHSQSEGKMIMDEVAATSMLGICGTIGCHDMGKQIHCHAVKFGYESNIGVGNAVVSMYFKCGNVDDAIGMFNGMPSTDIVSWNTLISGHLLQRQGDKALEVWSDMQKKGIKPDQVTFVLVISAYRLTSLNLVDDCHRLFNLLRNEYQVEPTCEHYSSFISVLGQWGLLEEAEETIKTMPFEPSASVWRALLDSCRLHKNTIIGNRAAKHILAMEPKDPSTYILISNLYSASARWHLSEMVREDMKEKGFRKHPAQSWIICQNKIHSFYARDRSHPQEKDIYSGLEILILECLKAGYEPDTSFVLHEVEEYQKKDFLFCHSAKLAATYGILMSKPGKPIRIVKNILLCGDCHTFLKYVSVVTKRDIFLRDSSGFHCFSNGQCSCKDYW, via the coding sequence ATGGCATCCCTCCTTCTCCGAaacacttctttcttcttctcccctcTCCCTCAGTCAAACCCCTACAACCTCACAACCCCTTCTCGATTTTCGTCCTTTCTTCACTCACACTCACACTCTCAATACAAACCCTCCATCAAACTCAACCACCATCATGCTCTCCTGCCCCCTCTCCTCCAATCAACCCTTTCCCACGACCACCAATACCCCCTCCTCGACTCCCTCTCCGCCTCCCTCCGCTTCTCCCCACACCTCGCCTCCGCTGTCCACGCAGCCCTCCTCAAGCTCCAAGAACACCACACCCCACACCTCTTCACTGCCCTCCTCCTCGCCTACCTCAAGCTCAACCTCCTCCCCGCCGCCCACCGCCTCTTCCTCTCCCTCCCTTCTCCTCCAAACGTCGTCGTCTATTCGGCCCTCATCTCCGCCTTCTCCAAgtccaacaaccaccaccatcgcCGCCACgccctcctcttcttccttcacATGGTACATTCCGATGTTCTCCCTAATGACTACGCCTTTGTCGCCGTCTTAACTGCTTGCATTCAAACCCAAAATCTCCAATTCGGCCAGCAATTACATGCCGCGATTGTCAAAACCGGTTACTTGGACTCTGCTTTTGTTGCAAATGCGCTTATGGGGTTGTACGGTAAGTGTGGCGGGCGTTACAGTTTGGTTCTCAAGCTGTTCGATGAAATGCTTCAAAGGGACATTGCGTCGTGGAACACTGTTATATCCGTTGCCGTGAAGGAATTCATGTATGATGATGCTCTTTCGTTGTTCCGTGAGATGCAAGCAACGGATGATTTGAGAGTGGACGATTTTACCCTCTCCACGCTTTTGGCTGCTTGTTCTAGAAGTGCTTCGGTGGTTGAAGGTTTCCAAGTTCACACGCACGCTATTAAGGTTGGGTGGGGGAACAATTTGAGCGTTGGCAATGCGCTTATTGGGTTCTACACCAAGTGTGGGACGATTGATGATGTGGTGGATTTGTTTGAGGAGATGAATGAGAGGGATGTGATAACTTGGACCGAAATGGTAGTGGCGTACATGGAGTTTGGGTTTGTAGATTTGGCAATGGAGGTGTTTGATGAGATGCCAGAGAGAAACATGGTGTCTTATAATGCTTTATTGTCTGGATTTTGTAAGAATGGGGAAGGTTTAAAGGCTTTGGATTTGTTTTCAAAGATGGTGGATGAGGGAATGGAATTAACGGATTTCAGTTTGACTAGTGCAGTTAATGCTTGCAGCTTGCTTGGTGACTATTGGGTTAGTAGGCAGGTTCATGGGTTTGCTCTCAAATTTGCTTTCGGATCGAATGCATGTGTTGAAGCGGCTTTGCTTGATATGTACACGAGGTCTGGGAGGATGGGAGATGCCAGGAAGATGTTCTGTAGGTGGGAGTTGGAGGAATTCATCTCTGTGGTTTGTACATCCATGACATGCGGCTATGCTAGAAATGGGCAGCTGGACGAGGCGATTTCTCTTGTCCAACATAGTCAATCGGAAGGGAAGATGATCATGGATGAAGTTGCGGCCACTTCGATGCTTGGTATTTGTGGGACTATCGGATGTCATGATATGGGTAAGCAAATCCACTGCCATGCTGTTAAGTTTGGTTATGAATCTAATATCGGAGTTGGGAATGCAGTTGTTAGTATGTATTTTAAGTGTGGGAATGTGGATGATGCAATTGGGATGTTTAATGGTATGCCTTCAACCGACATTGTTTCATGGAATACTTTGATTTCCGGACATCTTCTACAGAGACAGGGTGATAAAGCATTGGAAGTATGGTCAGATATGCAGAAGAAAGGCATAAAGCCTGACCAAGTCACATTTGTTTTGGTCATTTCTGCTTACAGGCTAACTAGCTtgaatttggttgatgattgtcACCGTTTGTTTAATTTGTTGCGAAACGAATATCAAGTTGAGCCTACTTGCGAACACTATTCTTCCTTCATCAGTGTTTTGGGTCAGTGGGGTCTTCTGGAAGAAGCAGAGGAAACCATCAAGACAATGCCTTTTGAGCCTTCAGCTTCTGTTTGGCGTGCTTTGCTTGACAGTTGCAGACTACACAAGAACACAATCATTGGAAACCGGGCTGCCAAGCATATTCTTGCCATGGAACCTAAGGATCCATCAACCTACATACTCATTTCAAATTTGTATTCTGCTTCTGCAAGATGGCACTTGTCTGAAATGGTAAGAGAGGATATGAAAGAAAAGGGATTTCGCAAACATCCGGCACAAAGTTGGATCATTTGTCAGAATAAGATACATTCATTCTATGCAAGAGATAGATCCCATCCCCAAGAGAAAGACATATATAGCGGATTGGAGATTCTAATCTTGGAGTGCCTAAAAGCTGGGTATGAACCTGATACAAGTTTTGTTCTGCATGAAGTAGAGGAATATCAAAAGAAAGATTTTCTGTTCTGTCATAGTGCAAAGCTGGCAGCTACTTATGGAATTCTGATGAGCAAACCAGGGAAGCCAATTCGGATTGTGAAGAATATCCTTCTCTGTGGGGACTGCCATACATTCCTAAAATATGTATCCGTTGTCACTAAGAGGGATATTTTTCTTAGAGATTCTTCAGGATTTCATTGTTTCTCCAATGGCCAGTGCTCTTGTAAAGACTATTGGTGA